Proteins encoded within one genomic window of Streptomyces sp. NBC_00523:
- a CDS encoding adenylyltransferase/cytidyltransferase family protein, giving the protein MVHRVGYAPGVYDLFHVGHLNILRHARSQCDYLVAGVVSDEMATLAKGHRPVIPLPERLEIVRSVRYVDAAFVETVPEKVETWQQVRFDVIFKGDDWRDTEKGRKLERDFAEVGVEVVYFPYTVHTSSTQLRRALDTLVSAPGALSAP; this is encoded by the coding sequence ATGGTGCACAGGGTCGGTTACGCGCCGGGGGTCTACGACCTGTTCCATGTGGGACACCTCAATATCCTTCGTCATGCGCGCAGCCAGTGCGACTACCTGGTGGCGGGGGTCGTCTCCGACGAGATGGCCACGCTCGCCAAGGGACACCGGCCGGTGATCCCGCTCCCGGAGCGGCTGGAGATCGTGCGGAGCGTGCGGTATGTGGACGCCGCCTTCGTGGAGACCGTGCCGGAGAAGGTCGAGACCTGGCAGCAGGTCAGGTTCGACGTCATCTTCAAGGGGGACGACTGGCGGGACACGGAGAAGGGCAGGAAGCTCGAACGCGACTTCGCCGAGGTGGGGGTGGAGGTCGTGTACTTCCCGTACACCGTGCACACCTCCAGCACCCAGTTGCGCCGGGCGCTGGACACGCTCGTCAGCGCACCCGGAGCGCTTTCAGCTCCCTGA
- a CDS encoding CDP-alcohol phosphatidyltransferase family protein, with protein sequence METTTVLGRLRGAQKTAKGVSLYSRYVNRPAGRVFAAAAYRLGMTPNQVTLTSAAFTFAALACVALVRPGPGTGVLVYLGLAVGFALDSADGQLARLTGRGGPDGEWLDHVVDCAKMILVHTVVLIAFYRYFELPGDVWLLLPLGFLFVAVLTFCAGLLREQLGKAAAHGAAGVPGPAAPPSRLRAVALLPADYGVFCLVFLLLGDETAFRTGYAVLAAVHALFLVLFLTKWFRELKALRVR encoded by the coding sequence ATGGAAACGACGACGGTGCTCGGGCGGCTGCGCGGGGCGCAGAAGACGGCCAAGGGGGTCTCGCTCTACTCGCGGTACGTGAACCGCCCGGCCGGCCGGGTCTTCGCCGCGGCCGCGTACCGGCTCGGCATGACGCCCAATCAGGTCACCCTGACCAGCGCGGCGTTCACCTTCGCCGCCCTCGCCTGCGTGGCGCTGGTGCGCCCGGGCCCCGGGACGGGCGTCCTGGTCTACCTGGGGCTCGCCGTGGGCTTCGCCCTCGACTCGGCCGACGGGCAGCTCGCCCGGCTGACGGGGCGGGGCGGGCCCGACGGCGAGTGGCTGGACCATGTGGTCGACTGCGCCAAGATGATCCTGGTCCACACCGTCGTACTTATCGCCTTCTACCGGTACTTCGAACTGCCCGGCGACGTCTGGCTGCTGCTGCCGCTCGGCTTCCTGTTCGTCGCCGTGCTGACCTTCTGCGCGGGGCTGCTGCGCGAACAGCTCGGCAAGGCGGCGGCGCACGGCGCGGCAGGTGTGCCCGGGCCCGCCGCGCCGCCGTCCCGGCTGCGGGCCGTGGCGCTGCTGCCCGCCGACTACGGGGTGTTCTGCCTGGTCTTCCTGCTGCTCGGCGACGAGACCGCGTTCCGGACCGGATACGCCGTACTCGCCGCCGTGCACGCGCTGTTCCTCGTCCTGTTCCTGACCAAGTGGTTCAGGGAGCTGAAAGCGCTCCGGGTGCGCTGA
- a CDS encoding ribonuclease H family protein, whose protein sequence is MNERMIAACDGASKGNPGPAAWAYVVADAEGRPQRWEAGPLGNATNNVAELTALQELLESVDPAVALEVRMDSQYAMNAVTKWLPGWKRNGWKTSGGKPVANRELVTRIDALLTGRAVSFVYVPAHQVDGDPLNALADQAASEVAVSQTAAGTAHGSATPVPAPSRATEGRRTGATAKKAAPRKSGGGATIRAKFAGRCHCGRPYAAKDMIAKNDHGWGHPECRTASA, encoded by the coding sequence ATGAACGAGCGCATGATCGCCGCGTGTGACGGGGCGTCGAAGGGTAATCCGGGACCGGCCGCCTGGGCCTATGTGGTGGCCGACGCCGAGGGACGTCCCCAGCGGTGGGAGGCGGGGCCGCTGGGCAACGCCACCAACAACGTCGCCGAGCTCACCGCCCTCCAGGAGCTCCTGGAGTCCGTGGACCCCGCCGTGGCGCTCGAGGTCCGGATGGACTCGCAGTACGCGATGAACGCGGTCACCAAGTGGCTGCCCGGCTGGAAGCGCAACGGCTGGAAGACCTCGGGCGGCAAGCCCGTCGCCAACCGCGAGCTGGTCACCCGCATCGACGCGCTCCTGACCGGGCGCGCCGTGAGCTTCGTCTACGTGCCCGCCCACCAGGTGGACGGCGACCCGCTCAACGCGCTCGCCGACCAGGCCGCCAGCGAGGTCGCCGTCTCCCAGACCGCGGCCGGCACCGCGCACGGCTCGGCCACCCCCGTACCGGCTCCGTCCCGCGCGACCGAGGGCCGCCGGACCGGCGCGACGGCGAAGAAGGCCGCTCCGCGCAAGTCGGGGGGCGGGGCCACCATCCGGGCCAAGTTCGCCGGCCGCTGCCACTGCGGACGGCCGTACGCGGCCAAGGACATGATCGCCAAGAACGACCACGGCTGGGGCCACCCGGAGTGCCGCACCGCCTCCGCCTGA
- a CDS encoding DUF6381 family protein, whose translation MSVAREVNRAQQMREKARHLTEAAERTSDPEQRSRLQEKARKLQEQSDRQDGMPV comes from the coding sequence ATGAGCGTTGCACGAGAGGTGAACCGAGCCCAGCAGATGCGCGAGAAGGCGCGGCACCTGACCGAGGCCGCGGAGCGCACCAGCGACCCGGAGCAGCGCAGCCGCCTCCAGGAGAAGGCCCGCAAGCTCCAGGAGCAGAGCGACCGCCAGGACGGCATGCCCGTCTGA
- a CDS encoding SDR family NAD(P)-dependent oxidoreductase encodes MNGQPVTVVTGGSRGIGAAVCVRLADEGHDIALAYHSDAEAAEKVAEAVRATGRRCVTVRVDTADETDVDRLFDTAAAELGPVTGLVNNAGMSGPVGPLADADAAGMRRALEVNVLGYLLCARRAVRDMTASGGGAIVNVSSAAATLGSPGEYVHYAAAKGAVDTMTVGLSKETGPSGIRVNAVAPGVIRTEFHADPARPDKLGPATPLGRPGEPEEIAGAVAWLLSPDASYATGTVLRVSGGR; translated from the coding sequence ATGAACGGTCAACCGGTCACCGTGGTCACCGGAGGCAGCCGGGGCATCGGTGCGGCGGTCTGCGTACGCCTGGCGGACGAGGGCCATGACATCGCACTCGCGTACCACTCGGACGCCGAGGCGGCCGAGAAGGTCGCCGAGGCGGTACGGGCAACGGGCCGCCGCTGCGTGACGGTGCGGGTCGACACGGCGGACGAGACGGACGTGGACCGCCTCTTCGACACCGCCGCCGCCGAGCTGGGCCCGGTCACCGGCCTGGTCAACAACGCGGGCATGAGCGGCCCGGTCGGCCCTCTGGCCGACGCGGACGCCGCCGGGATGCGGCGCGCCCTGGAGGTCAACGTCCTCGGCTACCTGCTCTGCGCGCGCCGCGCGGTCCGGGACATGACGGCCTCGGGCGGCGGGGCGATCGTCAACGTGTCCTCGGCCGCCGCCACGCTGGGCAGCCCCGGCGAGTACGTGCACTACGCCGCCGCCAAGGGGGCCGTCGACACGATGACCGTCGGCCTGTCCAAGGAGACCGGCCCGTCCGGCATCCGCGTCAACGCGGTCGCCCCCGGTGTCATCCGCACCGAATTCCACGCGGACCCGGCCCGCCCCGACAAGCTGGGCCCCGCCACCCCGCTCGGCCGCCCCGGCGAACCGGAGGAGATCGCGGGCGCCGTCGCCTGGCTGCTCTCCCCGGACGCCTCGTACGCGACGGGGACGGTGCTGCGGGTGTCGGGCGGGCGCTGA
- a CDS encoding HAD domain-containing protein, translated as MTAPDPLPLLFLDVDGPLIPFGARPGGHRTYPMGPVPPGAAAHPLLARIDPSLGPRLGALPCTLVWATTWEDEANTVVAPRLDLPVLDVVAWPDAPEQEARDARAGLHWKTRPLVKWAAGHAFAWLDDEIGEPDRRWVAGHHGGPALLHRVDPVLGLTGADLRLIEAWLRSV; from the coding sequence GTGACCGCCCCGGACCCACTCCCCCTGCTCTTCCTCGACGTCGACGGCCCCCTGATCCCGTTCGGCGCGCGGCCCGGCGGCCACCGCACGTATCCGATGGGGCCGGTGCCGCCCGGTGCGGCGGCCCACCCGCTGCTGGCGAGGATCGACCCGTCGCTCGGACCCCGGCTCGGCGCACTGCCCTGCACGCTGGTCTGGGCGACGACCTGGGAGGACGAGGCGAACACGGTCGTCGCGCCCCGGCTCGATCTGCCCGTCCTGGACGTGGTCGCCTGGCCGGACGCGCCCGAGCAGGAGGCGCGGGACGCCCGGGCGGGGCTGCACTGGAAGACGCGCCCGCTCGTGAAGTGGGCGGCGGGGCACGCGTTCGCCTGGCTCGACGACGAGATCGGCGAGCCCGACCGGCGCTGGGTCGCCGGTCACCACGGCGGGCCGGCCCTGCTCCACCGCGTCGATCCCGTCCTGGGCCTGACCGGGGCCGACCTTCGGCTGATCGAGGCGTGGCTGCGGTCGGTGTGA
- a CDS encoding class I SAM-dependent methyltransferase: MSAGRGRTAAAVFDALGTDYEAAFAASAAHRASLERLLRVLPPHARVLDVGSGTGRPTAQTLVDAGHEVLGVDVSPVMVDIATRQVPGAEFRCADIRTLPLEDGSFEAVCLYFALLQMERADQGEVLRLTARVLRPGGHLAVATVPFDVEGVSGTFMGQPVEVTSFGEDAFAALVEDAGFTVLARESTMFVPAVPAAVPEPQMFLLARRR; encoded by the coding sequence ATGTCAGCGGGACGAGGTCGCACCGCCGCAGCCGTGTTCGACGCTCTCGGGACCGATTACGAGGCGGCGTTCGCCGCTTCGGCCGCGCACCGTGCCTCGCTGGAACGGCTTCTCCGGGTGCTCCCGCCGCACGCGCGGGTGCTGGACGTGGGGAGCGGGACGGGGCGGCCGACGGCGCAGACCCTGGTGGACGCCGGGCACGAGGTGCTGGGGGTCGACGTCTCGCCGGTGATGGTGGACATCGCCACGCGCCAGGTTCCGGGGGCGGAGTTCCGCTGCGCCGACATCCGCACGCTTCCGCTGGAGGACGGCTCCTTCGAGGCGGTGTGCCTGTACTTCGCGCTGTTGCAGATGGAGCGCGCGGACCAGGGCGAGGTGCTGCGGCTGACCGCGCGGGTGCTGCGGCCGGGGGGTCATCTGGCCGTGGCGACGGTGCCGTTCGACGTGGAGGGCGTGAGCGGCACGTTCATGGGCCAGCCGGTCGAGGTGACCAGCTTCGGCGAGGACGCGTTCGCGGCGCTGGTGGAGGACGCCGGGTTCACCGTGCTGGCCCGGGAGAGCACGATGTTCGTGCCCGCCGTCCCGGCGGCCGTGCCCGAACCGCAGATGTTCCTGCTCGCCCGGCGGCGCTGA
- the ligD gene encoding non-homologous end-joining DNA ligase translates to MAPIPADASGAPPWIAPMLAVPGPLPVPDTEWAFEAKWDGARCVAATPGDGTLRLTSRARNDVTPTYPELHALGDVLRGRSVVLDGEIVALDGAGRSDFGLLQRRMGILNARRAARLALDVPAHLVVFDVLYLDGRRLSALGYEERRAILSGVLSAGPHWSVPSYVRGQGAKAWDTVVRGGLEGVVAKRLSSPYTPGLRSPDWRKTKRVETLDVVIGGWTQRNGAPAGVPGAVLVGLDDPAGLRYAGSVGSGMSDRELGELRDYLRVIARPESPFTGPVDVAGAHWVEPRLVAEVSASQWTAAGRLRHPVWQRLRPDLTRLD, encoded by the coding sequence ATGGCCCCCATCCCCGCCGACGCCTCCGGGGCACCCCCGTGGATCGCACCGATGCTGGCCGTGCCCGGTCCGCTTCCCGTGCCGGACACGGAATGGGCCTTCGAGGCCAAGTGGGACGGTGCCCGGTGCGTCGCCGCGACACCGGGAGACGGCACCCTGCGGCTGACCTCGCGGGCGCGCAACGACGTGACCCCGACCTATCCGGAGCTGCACGCGCTCGGTGACGTGCTGCGCGGCCGCAGCGTGGTGCTGGACGGCGAGATCGTGGCCCTGGACGGGGCGGGGCGGTCCGACTTCGGGCTCCTCCAGCGGCGGATGGGCATCCTGAACGCGCGCCGCGCCGCCCGCCTGGCGCTGGACGTCCCCGCGCACCTGGTGGTCTTCGACGTGCTGTACCTGGACGGCCGGAGGCTGTCGGCGCTGGGGTACGAGGAGCGCCGCGCGATCCTGTCCGGTGTGCTGTCCGCGGGACCGCACTGGTCGGTGCCGTCCTATGTGCGCGGCCAGGGCGCGAAGGCGTGGGACACCGTCGTGCGCGGGGGGCTGGAGGGGGTGGTCGCCAAGCGGCTCTCCTCTCCGTACACACCGGGTCTCCGTTCACCCGACTGGCGCAAGACCAAGCGGGTCGAGACGCTGGACGTGGTCATCGGCGGCTGGACCCAGCGCAACGGCGCGCCCGCGGGTGTCCCCGGGGCGGTGCTGGTCGGGCTGGACGACCCGGCGGGGCTGCGGTACGCGGGGTCCGTGGGGTCGGGGATGTCGGACCGGGAGCTGGGCGAGCTGAGGGACTACCTGAGGGTGATCGCGCGTCCGGAGTCCCCGTTCACCGGGCCGGTCGACGTGGCCGGGGCGCACTGGGTGGAGCCGAGGCTGGTGGCGGAGGTCAGCGCGTCGCAGTGGACGGCGGCAGGAAGGCTGCGGCATCCGGTGTGGCAGCGACTGCGGCCTGACCTGACCCGGCTGGACTGA
- a CDS encoding IclR family transcriptional regulator, which translates to MADHAGPEPVATVRRALRLLEAAGAHGGEATAQQLAREAGLPPATVHELLPVLIGDGYLRELEDHTYVLADDAPGGGLGTQPVPARVRPALTALRNDLGAAAYLTLYVDGEVRVMEIVDSARTPRVDLWVGLDDAGHATALGKSVLRELDDEARDDYFSRHDLAGLTPRTITHREELVQQLDGSPAPVVMDREEYVRGTTCVAVPVYSGEQIGSLGISFRSDRMYRTSRVRAELLSAAVSVSRRLTLPG; encoded by the coding sequence ATGGCCGACCACGCCGGCCCCGAACCCGTCGCCACCGTCCGGCGCGCCCTCCGCCTGCTGGAGGCCGCGGGCGCCCACGGGGGCGAGGCCACCGCGCAGCAGCTGGCCCGGGAGGCGGGGCTTCCCCCGGCCACCGTGCACGAGCTGCTGCCCGTGCTCATCGGCGACGGCTACCTCAGGGAGCTGGAGGACCACACCTACGTCCTCGCCGACGACGCCCCGGGCGGCGGCCTGGGCACGCAGCCGGTGCCCGCCCGGGTACGGCCCGCCCTCACCGCCCTGCGCAACGACCTGGGGGCCGCCGCCTATCTCACGCTCTACGTGGACGGCGAGGTCCGGGTCATGGAGATCGTGGACAGCGCGCGCACCCCGCGGGTGGACCTGTGGGTGGGACTGGACGATGCCGGGCACGCCACGGCGCTCGGCAAGAGCGTGCTGCGGGAGCTCGACGACGAGGCGCGGGACGACTACTTCTCCCGGCACGACCTGGCCGGGCTCACCCCCCGGACCATCACGCACCGCGAGGAGCTGGTCCAGCAGCTCGACGGCTCGCCCGCGCCGGTGGTCATGGACCGCGAGGAGTACGTACGCGGCACGACCTGCGTCGCGGTCCCGGTCTACAGCGGCGAGCAGATCGGCTCCCTCGGCATCTCCTTCCGGTCCGACCGGATGTACCGCACCTCCCGGGTCCGCGCGGAGCTCCTGTCGGCCGCCGTCAGCGTGTCCCGCAGGCTCACGCTGCCCGGCTGA
- a CDS encoding pyruvate carboxylase, translated as MFDKVLVANRGEIAIRAFRAAFELGISTVAVYPHEDRNSLHRAKADEAYRIGEPGHPVRAYLSVDEVVKAARKAGADAIYPGYGFLSENPDLAAACAEAGITFVGPPASVLNLTGNKSRAVAAAREAGVPVLKSSEPSEDVDALVAAAEEIGFPVFVKAVAGGGGRGMRRVAEAGELREAIDAAMREARSAFGDATVFLEQAVINPRHIEVQILADAEGNVVHLYERDCSLQRRHQKVVEIAPAPNLDPELRARICADAVSFARHIGYVNAGTVEFLVDERGNHVFIEMNPRIQVEHTVTEQVTGRDLVIAQLRIAAGKTLPELRLSQDSISLNGTAMQCRITTEDPVNGFRPDTGTISAYRSPGGPGVRLDGGTVHTGAEVSAHFDSMLVKLTCHGHDFANAARRARRAIAEFRIRGVATNLPFLGAVLDHPEFRAGRITTSFIDEHPELIRARPSADRGSRMLSYLAETTVNRPYGPRPSVIDPADKLPALPPGTPPPGSRQRLAELGPERFAAELRAQSAVAVTDTTFRDAHQSLLATRVRTRDLLAVAPQVAHTVPQLLSLECWGGATYDVALRFLAEDPWERLVKLREAVPNICTQMLLRGRNTVGYTPYPTEVTEAFVSEAASAGMDIFRIFDALNDVSQMRPAIDAVRATGTSLAEVALCYTADLSDPGETLYTLDYYLRLAEQIVEAGAHVLAIKDMAGLLRPPAARTLVTALRERFDLPVHLHTHDTAGGQLGTLIAAIDAGVDAVDAAVASMAGTTSQPPLSALVAATDHTERATGLSLQAVGDLEPYWEATRKVYAPFESGLASPTGRIYHHEIPGGQLSNLRQQAIALGLGDRFELIEDCYAAADRMLGRLVKVTPSSKVVGDLALHLVGAGVSAADFESDPGKFDVPDSVIGFLRGELGDPPGGWPEPFRTRALKGRPDKAKAPHLSDEDRQALRESPRATLNRLLFPGPTKEFTAHREAYGDTSVLPTPDFLYGLEPETEHPVELEPGVTLLFELEAISEADERGFRSVLATLNGQLRPVSVRDRSVATEVKAAEKADRTDPGHVAAPFAGVVTLQVEEGASVSAGQTVATIEAMKMEASITAQTAGVVRRLAIGRVQQVEAGDLLIEIG; from the coding sequence ATGTTCGACAAGGTATTGGTCGCCAACCGCGGGGAGATCGCGATCCGCGCGTTCCGTGCGGCCTTCGAGCTGGGCATCTCCACGGTGGCCGTGTATCCGCACGAGGACCGCAACTCGCTGCACCGGGCCAAGGCGGACGAGGCGTACCGGATCGGTGAGCCGGGGCATCCGGTGCGGGCGTACCTGTCGGTGGACGAGGTGGTGAAGGCGGCCCGCAAGGCGGGGGCGGACGCGATCTACCCCGGTTACGGCTTCCTGTCGGAGAACCCGGACCTGGCGGCGGCGTGCGCGGAGGCCGGCATCACCTTCGTCGGGCCCCCGGCGTCGGTGCTGAACCTGACGGGCAACAAGTCGCGTGCGGTGGCGGCGGCCCGCGAGGCCGGGGTGCCGGTGCTGAAGTCGTCGGAGCCGTCCGAGGACGTGGACGCCCTGGTCGCGGCCGCGGAGGAGATCGGCTTCCCGGTGTTCGTGAAGGCGGTCGCCGGGGGCGGCGGGCGCGGCATGCGGCGGGTGGCCGAGGCCGGTGAGCTGCGCGAGGCGATCGACGCGGCGATGCGCGAGGCGCGGTCCGCGTTCGGCGACGCGACGGTGTTCCTGGAGCAGGCGGTGATCAACCCCCGCCATATCGAGGTGCAGATCCTGGCCGACGCCGAGGGCAATGTGGTGCACCTCTACGAGCGGGACTGCTCGCTGCAGCGCCGCCACCAGAAGGTGGTGGAGATCGCACCGGCCCCGAATCTGGACCCGGAGCTGCGGGCGCGGATCTGCGCCGACGCGGTCTCCTTCGCCCGGCACATCGGGTACGTGAACGCGGGCACCGTCGAATTCCTGGTGGACGAGCGCGGCAACCACGTCTTCATCGAGATGAACCCGCGCATCCAGGTCGAGCACACGGTGACGGAGCAGGTCACCGGCCGCGACCTGGTGATCGCGCAGCTGCGCATCGCGGCCGGCAAGACGCTGCCCGAGCTGCGGCTGTCCCAGGACTCCATCTCCCTCAACGGCACCGCGATGCAGTGCCGGATCACGACGGAGGACCCGGTCAACGGCTTCCGTCCGGACACCGGGACCATCTCCGCGTACCGCTCCCCCGGCGGCCCGGGTGTGCGCCTCGACGGCGGGACCGTGCACACGGGTGCGGAGGTGTCGGCGCACTTCGACTCGATGCTCGTCAAACTCACGTGTCACGGCCACGACTTCGCCAACGCGGCCCGCCGCGCGCGCCGGGCCATCGCCGAGTTCCGCATCCGCGGGGTGGCGACGAACCTGCCGTTCCTGGGCGCGGTCCTCGACCACCCGGAGTTCCGGGCGGGGCGCATCACGACCTCGTTCATCGACGAGCACCCGGAGCTGATCCGGGCCCGCCCGTCGGCCGACCGGGGCAGCCGGATGCTCAGCTATCTGGCGGAGACCACGGTCAACCGGCCCTACGGTCCCCGCCCTTCGGTGATCGACCCGGCGGACAAGCTGCCCGCGCTGCCGCCCGGCACGCCGCCGCCCGGTTCGCGGCAGCGGCTGGCGGAGCTGGGTCCGGAGCGGTTCGCCGCCGAGCTGCGGGCGCAGTCGGCGGTCGCGGTCACCGACACCACGTTCCGCGACGCCCATCAGTCGCTGCTGGCCACCCGGGTCCGCACCCGGGACCTGCTGGCGGTCGCGCCGCAGGTGGCGCACACCGTGCCGCAGTTGCTGAGCCTGGAGTGCTGGGGCGGCGCGACCTACGACGTGGCGCTGCGGTTCCTCGCGGAGGACCCGTGGGAGCGGCTGGTCAAGCTGCGTGAGGCGGTGCCCAACATCTGTACGCAGATGCTGCTGCGCGGCCGCAACACGGTGGGCTACACGCCGTATCCGACGGAGGTCACCGAGGCGTTCGTCTCGGAGGCGGCCTCGGCCGGGATGGACATCTTCCGGATCTTCGACGCGCTCAACGACGTGTCGCAGATGCGTCCGGCGATCGACGCGGTGCGCGCGACGGGGACCTCGCTGGCGGAGGTGGCGCTCTGCTACACCGCCGATCTGTCGGACCCGGGCGAGACCCTGTACACGCTGGACTACTACCTGCGGCTGGCGGAGCAGATCGTGGAGGCGGGCGCCCATGTGCTCGCCATCAAGGACATGGCGGGGCTGCTGCGTCCGCCGGCCGCGCGCACCCTGGTCACGGCGTTGCGCGAGCGGTTCGACCTGCCGGTGCACCTGCACACCCATGACACGGCGGGCGGCCAGCTGGGCACGCTGATCGCCGCGATCGACGCGGGGGTGGACGCGGTGGACGCGGCCGTCGCGTCGATGGCCGGGACGACCAGCCAGCCGCCGCTGTCCGCGCTGGTGGCGGCCACGGACCACACCGAGCGCGCGACGGGCCTCTCGCTCCAGGCGGTCGGCGACCTGGAACCGTACTGGGAGGCGACCCGCAAGGTGTACGCCCCGTTCGAGTCGGGGCTCGCCTCGCCGACGGGCCGGATCTACCACCACGAGATCCCGGGCGGTCAGCTGTCCAACCTGCGGCAGCAGGCCATCGCGCTGGGCCTCGGCGACCGCTTCGAACTGATCGAGGACTGCTACGCGGCGGCCGACCGGATGCTGGGCCGGCTGGTGAAGGTGACCCCGTCCTCGAAGGTGGTCGGGGACCTGGCGCTGCACCTGGTGGGCGCGGGCGTGAGTGCCGCGGACTTCGAGTCGGACCCGGGCAAGTTCGACGTGCCGGACTCGGTGATCGGGTTCCTGCGCGGTGAGCTGGGCGACCCGCCCGGCGGCTGGCCCGAGCCGTTCCGCACCCGGGCGCTCAAGGGCCGCCCGGACAAGGCGAAGGCGCCGCACCTGTCGGACGAGGACCGTCAGGCGCTGCGCGAGTCGCCGCGCGCGACGCTGAACCGGCTGCTGTTCCCCGGCCCGACGAAGGAGTTCACCGCGCACCGGGAGGCGTACGGCGACACGTCGGTGCTGCCGACGCCGGACTTCCTGTACGGGCTGGAGCCGGAGACCGAGCACCCGGTCGAGCTGGAGCCCGGGGTCACCCTGCTGTTCGAGCTGGAGGCCATCTCGGAGGCGGACGAACGCGGCTTCCGGAGCGTACTGGCCACGCTCAACGGGCAGTTGCGGCCGGTCTCGGTGCGGGACAGGTCCGTGGCGACCGAGGTGAAGGCGGCGGAGAAGGCGGACCGGACCGACCCGGGGCATGTCGCGGCGCCGTTCGCCGGGGTGGTGACGCTCCAGGTGGAGGAGGGCGCGTCGGTGTCGGCCGGGCAGACGGTCGCCACGATCGAGGCGATGAAGATGGAGGCGTCGATCACCGCCCAGACCGCCGGTGTGGTGCGCCGCCTGGCCATCGGCCGGGTCCAGCAGGTGGAGGCGGGCGACCTCCTCATCGAGATCGGCTGA
- the argB gene encoding acetylglutamate kinase, with amino-acid sequence MEEDSGPVVVIKFGGNAMVDAQLQQTFAQDVVELRRTGLRPVVVHGGGPQISAMLDRLGLESRFEAGLRVTTAETMEVVRMVLSGRVQRELVGHINSHGPYAVGMTGEDAHTMTAVRRPAWVDGAPVDIGQVGDVVEVNPGMVRALLTQGHIPVVSPVARGADGQVYNVNADLAASALAVALGAQRLVVLTDVAGLYADWPASTEVIGRLTADALDGLLPGLASGMLPKMEGCLRAVRGGVGRADVLDGRVPHAVLRCVLGGAGAGTTVVPDEDHAVSPA; translated from the coding sequence ATGGAAGAGGATTCAGGACCGGTCGTCGTCATCAAGTTCGGCGGCAACGCCATGGTCGACGCACAGCTGCAACAGACCTTCGCCCAAGACGTAGTTGAGCTGCGGCGCACGGGTCTGCGCCCGGTCGTCGTGCACGGCGGCGGCCCTCAGATCAGCGCCATGCTCGACCGCCTCGGGCTGGAGAGCCGCTTCGAGGCGGGCCTGCGGGTGACCACGGCGGAGACGATGGAAGTCGTCCGCATGGTGCTGTCCGGCCGCGTCCAGCGCGAGCTGGTGGGCCACATCAACAGCCATGGTCCGTACGCCGTGGGCATGACCGGCGAGGACGCGCACACCATGACGGCCGTGCGGCGGCCCGCCTGGGTGGACGGCGCACCGGTGGACATCGGCCAGGTCGGGGACGTCGTGGAGGTGAACCCGGGCATGGTGCGCGCCCTCCTGACGCAGGGTCACATACCGGTGGTCTCGCCGGTGGCGCGGGGCGCGGACGGCCAGGTGTACAACGTCAACGCGGATCTCGCCGCCTCCGCCCTCGCCGTGGCGCTCGGCGCGCAGCGGCTGGTGGTCCTGACGGACGTGGCGGGGCTGTACGCGGACTGGCCGGCGAGCACCGAGGTGATCGGGCGCCTGACGGCGGACGCCCTGGACGGGCTGCTGCCGGGCCTGGCGAGCGGGATGCTGCCGAAGATGGAGGGCTGCCTGCGGGCGGTACGGGGCGGGGTCGGCCGGGCGGACGTGCTGGACGGCCGGGTGCCTCACGCGGTGCTGCGGTGCGTCCTCGGCGGGGCCGGCGCGGGGACCACGGTGGTGCCGGACGAGGACCACGCGGTGAGCCCGGCCTGA
- a CDS encoding GNAT family N-acetyltransferase: MTTVAPRPVPLPCPSRPRATRVRTAGSGDAAALAELSWPFARSGALRERPDSLYAARAAEFLVAVGSDGGIEGCVGLRVHEGEGAHAGVLYNFCVAGHRQGRGVGGALLRTALALGRTQVLGALFTATTGDGRLFRRYGFAPATARQAPRVWAESLDPRRNALILARAL; encoded by the coding sequence GTGACCACGGTCGCACCGCGCCCCGTACCCCTGCCCTGCCCGTCCCGTCCGCGGGCGACGCGCGTCCGGACCGCCGGGTCCGGCGACGCCGCCGCGCTCGCGGAGCTGTCTTGGCCGTTCGCCCGCTCGGGCGCCCTGCGCGAACGGCCCGACTCCCTCTACGCGGCACGCGCGGCCGAATTCCTCGTGGCCGTCGGCTCCGACGGCGGGATCGAGGGCTGTGTGGGCCTGCGGGTGCACGAGGGGGAGGGTGCCCACGCGGGTGTCCTGTACAACTTCTGCGTGGCGGGCCACCGGCAGGGGCGCGGGGTCGGCGGCGCCCTCCTGCGGACCGCGCTGGCCCTGGGGCGCACCCAGGTGCTCGGCGCCCTCTTCACCGCGACCACCGGGGACGGCCGGCTGTTCCGCCGGTACGGCTTCGCGCCCGCGACGGCCCGTCAGGCGCCGCGCGTCTGGGCCGAGTCCCTGGACCCCCGGCGCAACGCGCTGATCCTCGCCCGCGCCCTGTGA